Proteins found in one Sphingobium sp. V4 genomic segment:
- the pdxA gene encoding 4-hydroxythreonine-4-phosphate dehydrogenase PdxA, with the protein MPSSNITDAPPLAPFAVSLGDPAGIGPEIVAKSWVMREARGLPPFFAVGDIASLRAVWLGPVVQIDSPEEAADAFGSSLPCLQVAQAGDIVPGSPCVDGARTAFQALEVAVGLARSGSAGGVVTAPVGKEQLYGVGFTHPGQTEFIAERCGVAPHNAVMMLAGPSLKVVPITIHIPIAEVPAALTIDLIRSRALTTAKGLQRNFGIARPRLAVAGLNPHAGENGALGREEIDVIRPAIDLLRADGLDIVGPLAADGMFHSRARETYDAALCMYHDQALIPIKTLNFDEGVNITLGLPIVRTSPDHGTAFGIAGTDSANPGAMMAALRMAAEAARARIAHG; encoded by the coding sequence ATGCCGTCATCGAATATAACTGACGCGCCCCCCCTCGCTCCGTTCGCCGTTTCGCTCGGCGATCCGGCGGGGATCGGGCCGGAGATCGTCGCCAAGAGCTGGGTGATGCGGGAGGCGCGCGGCCTGCCGCCCTTCTTCGCGGTCGGCGACATCGCCTCGCTGCGCGCCGTGTGGCTCGGGCCGGTCGTCCAGATCGACAGTCCGGAGGAAGCCGCCGACGCCTTCGGATCGTCCCTTCCCTGCCTCCAGGTCGCGCAGGCGGGCGACATCGTTCCGGGCAGCCCCTGTGTCGATGGCGCCCGTACCGCTTTCCAGGCGCTGGAAGTCGCGGTCGGCCTGGCGCGATCGGGATCGGCAGGCGGCGTCGTCACGGCCCCGGTGGGGAAGGAACAGCTGTACGGGGTCGGCTTCACCCATCCCGGCCAGACCGAATTCATCGCGGAACGCTGCGGAGTTGCGCCGCACAATGCCGTCATGATGCTGGCCGGCCCGTCACTGAAAGTCGTGCCCATCACGATCCACATCCCGATCGCGGAAGTGCCCGCCGCCCTGACCATCGACCTGATCCGCAGCCGCGCGCTGACCACCGCCAAGGGATTGCAACGCAATTTCGGCATCGCCCGCCCGCGCCTCGCCGTCGCGGGGCTAAACCCCCATGCCGGCGAAAATGGCGCGCTGGGCCGCGAGGAAATCGACGTGATCCGTCCCGCCATCGACCTGCTGCGCGCGGATGGCCTCGACATTGTCGGGCCGCTGGCTGCCGATGGCATGTTCCATTCCCGCGCCCGCGAAACCTACGACGCGGCGCTGTGCATGTATCATGATCAGGCGCTGATCCCGATCAAGACGCTGAATTTCGACGAAGGCGTCAATATCACGCTGGGCCTGCCGATCGTCCGCACCTCGCCCGACCATGGCACCGCCTTCGGCATCGCCGGCACCGACAGCGCCAATCCCGGCGCGATGATGGCCGCGCTCCGGATGGCGGCCGAAGCCGCCCGCGCCCGCATCGCCCATGGCTGA
- a CDS encoding peptidylprolyl isomerase, which yields MLPVVSTPNRMIRGVRTGLRALLLSSALIGTGIQSVAAQTVDDSGDIAAQQLNLPKDVTVFGKSDPNVRKATAIVNGRIITGTDVDQRLALIITANGGKVEAEEKERLRVQVLRNLIDETLQIQEAAANDIKVDPAEVNQSYERVAANFRQSPTQFDGYLREKGSSSASIKRQIEGELAWSRLLRRNIQPFVNVSEEEVKSVIDRLNAAKGSDEYRIGEIYLSATPENREQIVANARNIIQQIQQGGSFQAYARQFSEASTAAVGGDLGWIRPAQLPAELAQAAAEMQVGQIAGPIETVGGVSLIYVMDKRKVLTADPRDSLLSLKQLSVLFPQGTTKEQASAKAASFAAAIKEIKGCGQANEVGAKIGADVVDNDNVKVRDLPPQLQDILLNLQVGESTPPFGSITDGVRVLVVCGRDDPASANAPNADQIMAQLEEERVNKRARIYLRDLRRDAVIEYN from the coding sequence ATGCTGCCTGTCGTTTCCACGCCCAACCGCATGATCCGCGGCGTTCGTACCGGTTTGCGCGCCCTGCTGCTGTCGTCCGCGCTGATCGGCACCGGCATCCAGTCGGTCGCCGCCCAGACCGTCGATGATAGCGGCGATATCGCCGCGCAGCAGCTCAACCTGCCCAAGGACGTCACCGTCTTCGGCAAGAGCGATCCGAATGTCCGCAAGGCGACCGCGATCGTGAACGGCCGCATCATCACCGGCACCGACGTCGATCAGCGCCTCGCCCTCATCATCACCGCCAATGGCGGCAAGGTGGAGGCCGAAGAAAAGGAACGGCTGCGCGTGCAGGTTCTGCGCAACCTGATCGACGAGACGCTCCAGATCCAGGAAGCCGCCGCCAACGACATCAAGGTCGATCCGGCGGAGGTCAACCAGAGCTATGAGCGGGTTGCCGCCAATTTCCGCCAGTCGCCCACCCAGTTCGACGGCTATCTGCGCGAAAAGGGCAGCTCGTCCGCCAGCATCAAGCGGCAGATCGAGGGCGAACTCGCCTGGAGCCGCCTGCTCCGCCGCAATATCCAGCCCTTCGTCAACGTGTCGGAGGAAGAAGTGAAGTCGGTCATCGACCGCCTCAACGCCGCGAAGGGCAGCGACGAATATCGGATCGGCGAAATCTATCTTTCGGCGACGCCGGAAAATCGCGAGCAGATCGTCGCCAACGCCCGCAACATCATCCAGCAAATCCAGCAAGGCGGCAGCTTCCAGGCCTATGCCCGTCAGTTTTCCGAAGCGTCGACGGCCGCGGTCGGCGGCGACCTTGGCTGGATTCGCCCCGCGCAGCTCCCGGCCGAACTGGCGCAGGCCGCCGCGGAAATGCAGGTCGGCCAGATCGCCGGACCGATCGAGACGGTGGGTGGCGTGTCGCTCATCTACGTCATGGACAAGCGCAAGGTGCTGACCGCCGATCCCCGCGATTCGCTGCTCAGCCTGAAGCAGTTGTCGGTCCTCTTCCCGCAGGGCACGACCAAGGAACAGGCAAGCGCCAAGGCCGCGAGCTTCGCGGCCGCGATCAAGGAGATCAAGGGGTGCGGCCAGGCCAATGAGGTCGGCGCGAAGATCGGCGCCGACGTGGTCGACAATGACAATGTGAAGGTCCGCGACCTGCCGCCGCAGTTGCAGGACATATTGCTCAACCTGCAGGTGGGTGAATCGACACCGCCCTTCGGCTCGATCACTGACGGCGTGCGCGTCCTGGTGGTCTGCGGCCGGGATGATCCGGCCTCCGCGAACGCCCCCAATGCCGACCAGATCATGGCGCAGCTGGAGGAAGAACGGGTCAACAAGCGCGCGCGCATCTATTTGCGGGATCTTCGCCGCGATGCCGTCATCGAATATAACTGA
- the rsmA gene encoding 16S rRNA (adenine(1518)-N(6)/adenine(1519)-N(6))-dimethyltransferase RsmA produces the protein MAESRPALPPLRDVIARHGLAASKALGQNFLFDEQLLDRIAAIPGPLKTARAFEVGPGPGGLTRAILRAGAQLVAVERDQRCLPALAELQEAFPDQLRVISGDAIQVDAQSEAGDGAHVIANLPYNVGTPLLVGWLSTDWSPLPWWQSLTLMFQMEVAERIVAKPGTDHYGRLAVLSQWRSDARIAMKVHRSAFTPPPKVMSAVVHLTPKPAPEDVQLKYLERLTAAAFGQRRKMLRQSLKGLPGALAALEAEGIDPQRRAETVSVEEFVAVARRLGQG, from the coding sequence ATGGCTGAGTCCCGTCCGGCGCTGCCGCCCTTGCGCGATGTCATCGCGCGCCATGGCCTCGCGGCCAGCAAGGCGCTGGGGCAAAATTTCCTGTTCGACGAACAATTGCTCGACCGCATCGCGGCCATCCCCGGCCCACTCAAGACGGCGCGCGCGTTCGAGGTCGGCCCCGGCCCCGGTGGCCTGACCCGCGCGATCCTGCGTGCAGGGGCGCAACTGGTCGCTGTCGAGCGCGACCAGCGCTGCCTGCCAGCCCTGGCCGAATTGCAGGAAGCCTTCCCCGACCAGCTGCGCGTCATTTCCGGCGACGCCATTCAGGTCGATGCCCAGAGCGAGGCCGGCGACGGCGCGCATGTGATCGCCAATCTGCCCTATAATGTCGGCACACCCCTGCTCGTCGGCTGGCTGTCGACCGACTGGTCGCCGCTACCCTGGTGGCAAAGCCTGACCCTGATGTTCCAGATGGAGGTCGCCGAGCGGATCGTGGCGAAACCCGGCACCGACCATTATGGCCGCCTCGCCGTGCTTTCACAGTGGCGCAGCGATGCGCGGATCGCGATGAAAGTGCATCGCAGCGCCTTTACGCCGCCGCCCAAGGTCATGTCGGCCGTGGTCCACCTGACCCCCAAGCCGGCGCCCGAGGATGTGCAGCTCAAATATCTGGAGCGGCTGACCGCTGCCGCCTTCGGCCAGCGACGCAAGATGCTGCGCCAGAGCCTGAAGGGACTGCCCGGCGCTCTGGCGGCGCTGGAGGCCGAAGGGATCGACCCGCAGCGCCGCGCGGAAACGGTGAGCGTCGAGGAATTTGTCGCCGTGGCCCGGCGTCTGGGCCAAGGCTGA
- a CDS encoding leucyl aminopeptidase, which yields MDIHFSPTRPDADTLVFAVPKGGFDTLPLAAAPTLAAGAASSRFTGETASVFESFVAEGGKTLRVLLLGIGAGSAQDVEKAGAALTGKLATSGAIHAAVEFFGGASGELAAQLAFGALLRGWRIDTYRTRQPEKAKPTLKTLTLVAAGADAAWEQLSAVAAGVAFTRELVSEPANILYPESFVERCRHLEELGVKITVLDKAAMEGLGMGSLLGVAQGSVREARLLAMEWDGTNGAVEKPVVFVGKGVTFDTGGISIKPAAGMEDMKWDMGGAGAVAGAMKALAGRKAKAHVVGICGLVENMPDGNAQRPGDIVTSMSGQTIEVLNTDAEGRLVLCDALTWAQRTYKPDVIVDLATLTGAMIVSLGSEYAGIFSNDDGLANDLIAAGQAVGDPLWRFPLSAAYDKLIDSPIADMKNIGPRYAGSITAAQFLKRFIEDGVKWAHLDIAGMVWADKPGGTWDKGATGYGVRLIDRLVADKFEA from the coding sequence ATGGATATCCACTTCAGCCCGACCCGTCCCGATGCGGACACCCTGGTCTTTGCCGTGCCCAAGGGTGGCTTCGACACATTGCCACTGGCCGCCGCGCCGACGCTGGCGGCTGGCGCGGCGTCTTCGCGCTTCACCGGGGAAACCGCGTCGGTCTTCGAAAGCTTTGTCGCCGAAGGCGGCAAGACGCTGCGCGTGCTGTTGCTGGGGATCGGCGCCGGCAGTGCGCAGGATGTCGAGAAGGCCGGCGCGGCGCTGACGGGCAAGCTGGCGACAAGCGGCGCAATCCATGCCGCGGTCGAATTCTTCGGCGGCGCCAGTGGCGAACTGGCGGCGCAGTTGGCCTTCGGCGCGCTGCTGCGCGGATGGCGCATCGACACTTATCGCACGCGTCAGCCGGAAAAGGCGAAGCCGACGCTGAAGACGCTGACCCTGGTCGCGGCCGGCGCGGACGCCGCGTGGGAGCAACTGTCGGCGGTGGCGGCGGGGGTCGCCTTCACCCGCGAATTGGTGTCGGAGCCGGCGAACATTCTCTACCCCGAAAGCTTCGTCGAACGCTGCCGGCATCTGGAAGAGCTGGGCGTGAAGATTACCGTTCTCGACAAGGCGGCGATGGAAGGCCTGGGCATGGGATCGCTGCTGGGCGTGGCGCAGGGTTCGGTGCGCGAGGCGCGGTTGCTGGCGATGGAATGGGACGGCACCAACGGCGCGGTCGAAAAGCCGGTGGTGTTCGTCGGCAAGGGCGTGACCTTCGACACTGGCGGCATCTCGATCAAGCCGGCGGCGGGCATGGAGGACATGAAGTGGGACATGGGCGGCGCGGGCGCGGTCGCGGGCGCGATGAAGGCGCTGGCCGGGCGCAAGGCCAAGGCGCATGTCGTGGGCATCTGCGGGCTGGTCGAAAACATGCCTGACGGCAATGCCCAGCGTCCGGGCGACATCGTCACATCCATGTCGGGCCAGACGATCGAGGTATTGAACACCGACGCCGAAGGGCGGCTGGTTCTGTGCGACGCGCTGACCTGGGCGCAGCGCACCTACAAGCCGGACGTGATCGTGGACCTGGCCACCCTGACCGGCGCGATGATCGTGTCGCTGGGCAGCGAATATGCGGGCATTTTTTCCAACGACGATGGCCTGGCCAACGATCTGATCGCGGCGGGACAGGCGGTGGGCGACCCGCTGTGGCGCTTTCCGCTGTCTGCTGCCTATGACAAGCTGATCGACAGCCCGATCGCCGACATGAAGAATATCGGCCCGCGCTATGCCGGGTCGATCACCGCGGCGCAGTTCCTCAAGCGCTTCATCGAGGATGGCGTCAAATGGGCGCATCTCGACATTGCCGGGATGGTCTGGGCCGACAAGCCCGGAGGCACCTGGGACAAGGGAGCGACCGGCTATGGCGTGCGCCTGATCGACCGGCTGGTGGCGGACAAGTTCGAAGCCTGA
- the tatB gene encoding Sec-independent protein translocase protein TatB codes for MFGIDSTELLVIVIIAVIVIGPKDLPRALYKVGQIVGKAQGMARHFRTGIDAMVREVELEELEKKWAAQNKRIMAEHPAETAAEALPAPDAGDTPPFVAESAPLADEPPYVAESAPVATPASDGPPYVAEAPAAGARKDDAAA; via the coding sequence ATGTTTGGCATCGATTCGACCGAACTTCTGGTGATCGTGATCATTGCGGTGATCGTGATCGGGCCGAAGGATTTGCCGCGCGCGCTCTACAAGGTGGGGCAGATCGTGGGTAAGGCGCAGGGCATGGCCCGGCATTTCCGCACCGGGATCGACGCCATGGTGCGCGAAGTCGAACTGGAAGAGCTGGAAAAGAAGTGGGCCGCGCAAAACAAGCGGATCATGGCGGAGCATCCGGCCGAGACTGCGGCCGAAGCCCTGCCCGCTCCGGATGCCGGCGACACGCCGCCGTTCGTGGCCGAATCCGCGCCGCTGGCCGACGAGCCGCCCTATGTTGCTGAATCGGCGCCCGTGGCGACCCCGGCCTCCGATGGCCCGCCCTATGTTGCGGAAGCGCCCGCTGCCGGAGCGCGCAAGGATGACGCAGCGGCATGA
- a CDS encoding M56 family metallopeptidase, translating into MSVWLAETLIATTLLMALVMMLRRPVARWLGAGAAYMLWLLPLARMLMPALPDDVVDPSPLHVAVDQAGLPAIFNDAPIGAAVDTAPGLPWLEIAIAIWFVGLIVFLAIQAVGYVRFRRHILAGSTEIGMEGRIRIITSPQASGPLAFGIFRPFIVLPPDFALRYDPQEQDMAIAHERAHHERGDLTANMIALLLLAIHWCNPVAWMAYRAYRADQETACDARVLSLYGSDQAHAYGRAILKAAGGRQFAGACHLTRLATLKGRLKMLSTHETSLRRISWGMAAVALVTATGLALTASGSRAAQQMAALTEKVEGADLARLTDLVAQPAQASTPAVAAVPAVRAVPAVPAALGHADPQPQAVPLPPVPPVPPAADMVAPISPVPPAPPVTVRSEKGRIMVTHADGRVESHRIPTEAEIARMVPIVDVREGCDGNEMTSHRETVDSDGRRHIRVRICERAIEAQARHAARMGKAAARAGLLSARAQIAATRMPAADRAEALRDIDEEIAQLDGEKD; encoded by the coding sequence ATGAGCGTCTGGCTGGCAGAAACCCTGATCGCTACCACCTTGCTGATGGCGCTGGTCATGATGCTGCGAAGACCTGTCGCGCGCTGGCTGGGGGCGGGGGCGGCCTATATGCTCTGGCTTCTACCCTTGGCGCGGATGCTGATGCCCGCGCTGCCGGACGATGTAGTCGATCCCTCGCCGTTGCATGTCGCGGTCGACCAGGCCGGCTTGCCCGCAATCTTCAACGACGCGCCGATCGGTGCGGCAGTCGACACCGCGCCGGGTCTGCCCTGGCTGGAAATCGCCATTGCCATCTGGTTCGTTGGACTGATCGTCTTCCTGGCGATCCAGGCCGTGGGCTATGTCCGCTTCCGCCGTCACATATTGGCCGGATCGACCGAGATCGGCATGGAAGGCCGCATCCGCATCATCACCAGCCCCCAGGCGTCGGGTCCGCTTGCCTTCGGCATTTTCCGTCCCTTCATCGTGCTGCCGCCCGATTTCGCCCTGCGATACGATCCGCAGGAGCAGGACATGGCGATCGCGCATGAACGGGCGCATCATGAACGCGGCGACCTGACCGCCAACATGATCGCACTGCTGCTGCTGGCGATCCACTGGTGCAATCCCGTCGCCTGGATGGCCTATCGCGCCTATCGCGCCGATCAGGAAACCGCCTGCGACGCGCGTGTCCTGTCGCTCTACGGCAGCGACCAGGCCCACGCCTATGGCCGCGCGATTTTGAAGGCCGCCGGCGGTCGGCAGTTCGCCGGCGCCTGTCATCTCACCCGTCTCGCCACGCTCAAAGGGAGGCTGAAAATGTTGTCGACTCATGAAACATCGCTGCGGCGGATCAGCTGGGGCATGGCGGCTGTCGCGCTCGTCACCGCCACCGGCCTTGCCCTCACCGCATCGGGCAGTCGCGCCGCGCAGCAGATGGCGGCGCTGACCGAAAAGGTCGAAGGCGCCGATCTCGCTCGCCTGACCGATCTGGTCGCCCAGCCGGCGCAGGCCAGCACCCCTGCCGTCGCCGCCGTGCCAGCCGTTCGAGCCGTGCCTGCCGTCCCGGCCGCGCTCGGGCACGCCGATCCGCAGCCCCAGGCCGTGCCGCTGCCACCGGTCCCGCCTGTGCCGCCCGCCGCCGACATGGTCGCACCCATTTCGCCAGTGCCGCCTGCGCCGCCGGTGACGGTGCGCAGTGAGAAGGGGCGGATCATGGTCACCCACGCCGATGGACGGGTCGAAAGTCATCGCATTCCCACGGAAGCGGAAATCGCCCGGATGGTGCCGATCGTCGATGTCCGTGAGGGCTGCGACGGCAACGAGATGACCAGTCACCGCGAGACGGTCGACTCCGATGGCCGCCGCCATATCCGTGTCCGTATCTGCGAGCGGGCTATCGAGGCGCAGGCACGGCACGCCGCGCGCATGGGCAAGGCTGCCGCGCGGGCCGGATTATTGTCTGCCCGTGCCCAGATCGCCGCCACGCGGATGCCGGCTGCCGACCGGGCCGAGGCGCTACGGGACATTGACGAGGAGATCGCCCAACTCGATGGCGAGAAGGACTGA
- a CDS encoding DNA polymerase III subunit chi translates to MQVDFYQLGRDPVDQVMPAIAARILGLGARLLVVAQEPDRLERISAGLWAGPPETFLAHGRAGDGGEAHQPILLSGDCNPLNGAAHVALADGIWREEVLGFERAFYFFDADTIESARASWRALSRADGVEPRFWRQEGRKWVQGP, encoded by the coding sequence ATGCAGGTCGATTTCTACCAGCTCGGCCGCGATCCCGTGGACCAGGTGATGCCCGCCATCGCGGCGCGTATCCTTGGCCTGGGCGCGCGGCTGCTGGTGGTCGCGCAGGAGCCGGACCGGCTGGAGCGGATTTCGGCGGGTCTGTGGGCCGGCCCGCCCGAAACTTTCCTGGCGCATGGCCGGGCGGGCGATGGGGGCGAGGCGCACCAGCCGATCCTGCTGAGCGGGGACTGCAACCCGCTGAACGGCGCGGCGCATGTCGCTCTGGCGGACGGCATCTGGCGCGAGGAAGTGCTTGGGTTCGAGCGCGCCTTCTATTTTTTCGACGCCGACACGATCGAGAGCGCGCGCGCGAGTTGGCGCGCGCTGAGCAGGGCCGACGGCGTCGAACCGCGTTTCTGGCGGCAGGAAGGCCGCAAATGGGTGCAAGGCCCGTAG
- a CDS encoding BlaI/MecI/CopY family transcriptional regulator — translation MSEKISEAELVVMEALWEQAPQTANDVADRVAADRDWSLQTVKTLLSRLMAKDVIAADQDGRRFLYRPLVARDDYVAGESGRLVNRLFGGRVSPLVAQLAQQDQLTADDIAELEEILKGLRS, via the coding sequence GTGAGCGAGAAGATCAGCGAAGCGGAACTGGTGGTGATGGAAGCGCTGTGGGAACAGGCGCCGCAGACCGCCAACGACGTCGCCGACCGCGTCGCCGCCGACCGTGACTGGAGCCTTCAGACCGTCAAGACGCTGCTGTCGCGACTGATGGCCAAGGATGTGATCGCCGCCGACCAGGATGGCCGCCGCTTTCTCTACCGCCCGCTGGTGGCGCGGGACGATTATGTCGCGGGTGAATCCGGACGGCTGGTGAACCGGCTGTTCGGCGGGCGCGTGTCGCCGCTGGTCGCCCAGCTGGCGCAGCAGGATCAGTTGACGGCGGACGATATCGCCGAGCTTGAGGAAATCCTGAAAGGATTGAGATCATGA
- the lptD gene encoding LPS assembly protein LptD: protein MQNALFPISFRAALLGGVAFAAGPQALAQQLNEPQTPISAPDAPVPDSENQLGFAADTLQYDSDSDVVTASGNVQLLRDGNRLRADKVVWDRNSGKVEAQGNVSVTDPEGNIAYGDRFDVTDTLKDGAVDNMLLVLQSGGRLAAVKGERVNGVYTLHRAAYTGCAVEDSDGCPKEPTWQINAVRVIYDPTRERVTYKNANIELFGLPLIPLPGLSHPVGDNGGSGLLMPNLRYDRTNGFEIALPYYYKLAPNRDLTITPHVYTDTLPMLETNFRHLTDRGAYQITGYITHGSRVATSDSAAGTTPADSERDIRGYLDASGAMQLSPEWSVDGSIRVATDRTFLRRYDISRDDRLRSTIGAQRIGEDSYFSIRGWAVQTLRQGDSQGQTPIALPVIDYRLRMKDPWLGGVLQLQANTLAITRTSGQDTQRAFAAAEWNLRTLTGLGQEVTFTGYLRGDVYHSSDNLLTSVASYAGDPGWQARGIAAAAVDMRWPFVGEAFGGVQRIAPRVQIVAAPHLANLSLPNEDARAVDLEDSNLFALNRFAGYDRFEDSSRVTYGLEYSLELANFSLQSIVGQSYRLDRRESILPDGTGLSDRTSDIVGRTTLRYKNLVAFTHRFRLDKDSLSVRRNEIDATVGSKKTYAMVGYLRLNRNAISGLEDLQDREELRLGGRVQFARFWSVFGSTVVDLTDAQEDPVSAADGYEPVRHRLGFAYEDDCLTLGLTWRRDYQANGDARKGNGFQLRLAFRNIGI from the coding sequence TTGCAAAACGCCCTGTTCCCCATTTCCTTCCGCGCCGCATTGCTGGGCGGTGTCGCGTTCGCCGCCGGCCCGCAGGCGCTGGCGCAACAGCTCAACGAACCGCAGACGCCGATCAGCGCGCCTGACGCGCCGGTGCCGGACAGCGAGAACCAGCTCGGCTTTGCGGCCGACACGCTGCAATATGACAGCGACAGCGACGTGGTGACCGCAAGCGGCAATGTGCAGCTGCTGCGCGACGGCAACCGCCTGCGCGCCGACAAGGTCGTATGGGACCGCAACTCGGGCAAGGTGGAGGCGCAGGGCAATGTCTCCGTCACCGACCCCGAAGGCAATATCGCCTATGGCGACCGCTTCGACGTGACCGACACGCTCAAGGACGGCGCGGTCGACAATATGCTTCTGGTGCTCCAGTCCGGCGGCCGCCTGGCGGCAGTCAAGGGCGAGCGCGTCAACGGCGTCTACACGCTCCACCGCGCCGCCTATACCGGCTGCGCGGTGGAGGACAGCGATGGCTGCCCCAAGGAGCCGACCTGGCAGATCAATGCCGTCCGCGTGATCTACGATCCCACGCGCGAACGCGTGACGTACAAGAACGCCAATATCGAGCTGTTCGGCCTGCCGCTCATCCCCCTGCCCGGCCTGTCCCATCCGGTCGGCGACAATGGCGGCAGCGGCCTGCTGATGCCCAACCTGCGCTACGACCGCACCAACGGCTTCGAAATCGCGCTGCCCTATTATTACAAGCTGGCGCCCAATCGCGACCTGACCATCACGCCGCACGTCTACACCGACACGCTGCCGATGCTGGAGACGAACTTCCGCCACCTGACCGATCGCGGCGCCTACCAGATCACCGGCTACATCACCCATGGCAGCCGCGTCGCGACCAGCGACAGCGCTGCGGGCACCACACCGGCAGATTCGGAAAGGGATATTCGCGGCTATCTCGATGCCAGCGGCGCGATGCAGCTCAGCCCGGAATGGAGTGTCGACGGGTCGATCCGCGTGGCCACCGACCGCACCTTCCTGCGCCGTTACGACATCAGCCGCGACGACCGACTGCGATCGACCATCGGCGCGCAGCGCATTGGCGAGGACAGCTATTTCTCGATTCGCGGCTGGGCGGTGCAGACGCTGCGCCAAGGCGATTCGCAGGGACAGACCCCGATCGCGCTGCCGGTGATCGACTATCGGCTGCGGATGAAGGATCCGTGGCTGGGCGGCGTGCTGCAATTGCAGGCGAACACGCTGGCGATCACCCGGACCAGCGGCCAGGACACGCAACGCGCCTTCGCAGCCGCAGAATGGAATTTGCGCACGCTGACCGGGCTTGGCCAGGAAGTGACGTTCACCGGTTATCTGCGCGGCGACGTCTATCACAGCAGCGACAATCTGCTGACCTCGGTCGCCAGCTACGCCGGCGATCCGGGCTGGCAGGCGCGCGGCATCGCTGCGGCCGCCGTCGACATGCGCTGGCCCTTCGTCGGCGAGGCATTTGGCGGTGTCCAGCGAATCGCGCCGCGCGTGCAGATCGTGGCCGCCCCCCACCTTGCCAACCTGTCGCTGCCCAATGAAGATGCCCGCGCCGTCGACCTGGAGGACAGCAACCTCTTCGCGCTCAACCGCTTCGCCGGCTATGACCGGTTCGAGGACAGCTCGCGCGTCACCTATGGCCTGGAATATAGCCTGGAGCTGGCCAATTTCTCGCTCCAGAGCATCGTCGGGCAAAGCTATCGCCTCGACCGCCGCGAAAGCATCCTGCCCGACGGCACCGGCCTTTCCGACCGCACCTCCGACATCGTCGGGCGCACCACGCTCCGCTACAAGAATCTGGTGGCCTTCACCCACCGTTTCCGGTTGGACAAGGATAGTCTGTCGGTCCGCCGCAACGAGATCGACGCCACCGTGGGCAGCAAGAAGACCTATGCCATGGTCGGCTATCTGCGCCTCAACCGCAACGCCATTTCCGGGCTTGAGGACCTTCAGGATCGCGAGGAGCTGCGCCTGGGCGGTCGGGTGCAGTTCGCGCGCTTCTGGTCCGTCTTCGGATCGACCGTCGTCGACCTGACCGACGCGCAGGAAGATCCGGTCAGCGCCGCCGACGGATATGAACCCGTCCGCCATCGGCTGGGCTTCGCCTATGAGGATGATTGCCTGACGCTCGGCCTCACCTGGCGACGCGACTACCAGGCCAATGGCGACGCGCGAAAGGGCAATGGTTTCCAGCTACGGCTAGCTTTCCGCAATATTGGCATATAA
- the tatC gene encoding twin-arginine translocase subunit TatC: protein MITDIDDSKAPLLDHLIELRSRLLKCVYALFLTGAICFYFSEQLFAILVHPLKEAFGDGGGKLVYTKLYEAFFVQVKIAVFGAFCLSFPIIANQLWAFVAPGLYAKEKKALLPFILATPFLFAMGASLAYFVVMPTAFHFFLEFQGNSSGLSVEALPSADSYLGLVMQFILAFGISFLMPVLLMLLNRAGFVTRAQLISLRRYMIVAAFILAAVLTPPDVVSQLMLAIPLLLLYEITIIAIWFTDRKQAKDEATEEASA from the coding sequence ATGATCACGGATATTGACGACAGCAAGGCGCCCCTGCTGGATCATTTGATCGAGCTGCGCAGCCGCCTGCTCAAATGCGTTTATGCGCTCTTCCTGACAGGCGCGATCTGCTTCTATTTTTCGGAGCAATTGTTCGCCATCCTTGTCCACCCGCTCAAGGAAGCCTTTGGCGACGGCGGCGGCAAGCTGGTCTATACCAAGCTTTACGAAGCCTTTTTCGTTCAGGTGAAGATCGCCGTGTTCGGCGCTTTCTGCCTGTCCTTCCCGATCATTGCCAACCAGCTCTGGGCCTTCGTCGCGCCCGGCCTCTACGCCAAGGAAAAAAAGGCGCTGCTGCCCTTCATCCTGGCCACGCCCTTCCTCTTCGCCATGGGGGCGAGCCTCGCCTATTTCGTGGTGATGCCGACCGCCTTTCATTTTTTCTTGGAGTTCCAGGGTAATAGCAGCGGCCTGTCGGTCGAGGCGCTGCCCAGCGCGGACTCCTATCTCGGCCTCGTCATGCAGTTCATCCTGGCCTTCGGCATCAGCTTCCTGATGCCGGTGCTGCTGATGCTGCTCAACCGTGCGGGGTTCGTGACGCGCGCGCAACTGATCAGCTTGCGCCGCTACATGATCGTCGCCGCTTTCATTCTGGCTGCGGTGCTGACTCCGCCCGACGTCGTATCGCAGCTGATGCTCGCGATTCCGTTGCTGCTGCTGTACGAAATCACCATCATCGCCATCTGGTTCACCGACCGCAAGCAGGCGAAGGATGAGGCTACCGAGGAAGCGTCGGCCTGA